From Mucilaginibacter gotjawali:
AAATCGTAAATAAAACTAAAACATTATTATTTTTGTAAAAATCTACTAAAAATGGCACTATACAGGTTCAGGATCACCTTTGAAGACTACGATGATGTTTTAAGGGAAATAGATGTAAAATCTAACCAAACATTTGAGGACCTTCACAGGGCAATCCACCAATCTACAGGGTATAATCCCGAATATCCTTCTTCCTTTTATATCAGTAACGACCAATGGATAAAAGGCGAAGAAATTACCTATATGCCTAATCAAAAAAGGATCGACCGTGGCGTGGCGCTGATGGATAAGGTAAAATTGTTAAGTTATATTGACGACCCTCACCAAAAATTCTACTATACATTTAATTTTGACCGTCCCTTTGATTTTCACGTTGAATTAATGAAGATTATTTTGGACGAAACGCCGGGCACCACCTACCCGGCCGTAATTAAATCAGTGGGCGAGGCGCCTAAACAATTTGGCAATGTGGTAGCTCCTACTGCTGCCCCGGCTGCCAGCGATGATTTTGATTTCTTAAATGAAATGTCGTACGGCGAAGAAGATGCCGAAGACTTTACCGAAATTGCAGATACGGATGAAATTGGTGAAGAAGATAAAACAATTGCAGTAGAGGATGAAGAAGAAGATGAATTCGGTAGCGAATTTTCAGACGACGAAGGCTTTGAAGACGACAGCAAGCTGTCGCATGGGGATGATTATTAGGTAAGTTTGAGTCCATGGACCATGGACGATAGTCCATAGTTAGTAAAGCCAATAATAAATTTATAAGCCGCTTCCTTTGCCATGGACTATGGTCTATGGACTATCGACTATCATCCATGAACCATGAACTAAAGACCCTCATCGTAATTGCCGGCCCAACTGCTTCGGGAAAAACTGCGGCAGCTATTGAGTTGGCAAAGCACTATAACACGGTGATCGTATC
This genomic window contains:
- a CDS encoding IS1096 element passenger TnpR family protein, with the protein product MALYRFRITFEDYDDVLREIDVKSNQTFEDLHRAIHQSTGYNPEYPSSFYISNDQWIKGEEITYMPNQKRIDRGVALMDKVKLLSYIDDPHQKFYYTFNFDRPFDFHVELMKIILDETPGTTYPAVIKSVGEAPKQFGNVVAPTAAPAASDDFDFLNEMSYGEEDAEDFTEIADTDEIGEEDKTIAVEDEEEDEFGSEFSDDEGFEDDSKLSHGDDY